In the Sinorhizobium arboris LMG 14919 genome, one interval contains:
- the alr gene encoding alanine racemase, translating to MQEPEFSSASSRLTVDLTALADNWRAMNERSGKARAAAVLKADAYGLGAVHAAPALYAAGARDFFVASVEEGAELRPLVPQGRVYVLSGMWPGNEELFFANDLVPIINSEEQLAVFMATLSERGDYPCVLHVDTGMNRLGLSVEEAIALAHDPARPASFSPVLVMSHLACADEPAHPMNRYQLQRFREVTAAFEGVPASLANSAGVFLGEDYHFDLTRPGIAVYGGEAVNGAVNPMKAVVTAEARIVQVRTVPSGESASYGASVLFGRDSRIATVAIGYADGYHRSVSGGGVALRQAMPSGAFGFLHGNKVPHVGRVTMDLSLFDVTDVPETAVRAGDYIELFGRNIAIDDVARAGGTIGYELLTSLGRRYHRTYVGGG from the coding sequence ATGCAAGAGCCCGAATTCTCCTCCGCCTCCAGCAGGCTCACCGTCGATCTCACCGCGCTCGCCGACAATTGGCGGGCGATGAACGAGCGGTCCGGAAAAGCCCGCGCCGCCGCCGTTCTGAAGGCCGACGCCTATGGTCTCGGTGCGGTGCATGCCGCACCGGCTCTCTATGCCGCCGGCGCGCGCGACTTCTTCGTTGCAAGCGTCGAAGAAGGGGCCGAGCTTCGCCCACTCGTTCCGCAAGGCCGGGTCTATGTTCTTTCGGGAATGTGGCCGGGGAATGAGGAACTCTTTTTCGCGAACGATCTCGTGCCGATCATCAACTCTGAGGAGCAACTGGCGGTCTTTATGGCCACGCTTTCCGAAAGGGGCGATTACCCCTGCGTCCTCCATGTAGATACGGGCATGAACCGGCTCGGCCTCTCGGTCGAAGAGGCGATCGCACTCGCCCATGACCCGGCTCGTCCTGCGAGTTTCTCACCGGTCCTCGTCATGAGTCATCTCGCCTGCGCCGACGAGCCCGCACACCCGATGAACCGCTATCAGCTTCAGCGCTTCCGCGAGGTGACGGCCGCATTCGAGGGCGTGCCGGCGAGCCTCGCAAATTCCGCCGGCGTATTCCTCGGCGAAGACTACCACTTCGATCTCACCCGGCCGGGCATCGCGGTCTATGGCGGCGAAGCGGTGAATGGCGCCGTCAATCCGATGAAGGCGGTCGTCACCGCCGAAGCGCGCATCGTGCAGGTCAGGACGGTTCCATCCGGTGAATCCGCAAGCTATGGCGCCTCGGTCCTCTTTGGCCGCGACAGCCGTATCGCAACGGTCGCGATCGGTTATGCCGACGGCTATCACCGTTCGGTTTCGGGCGGCGGCGTCGCCCTCAGGCAGGCGATGCCCTCCGGCGCCTTCGGCTTCCTGCATGGAAACAAGGTGCCGCATGTCGGGCGGGTGACGATGGATCTGAGCCTCTTCGATGTCACGGACGTGCCGGAAACAGCCGTACGGGCCGGCGACTACATCGAGCTTTTCGGACGCAACATCGCTATAGACGACGTCGCACGCGCCGGCGGCACGATCGGTTACGAACTGCTGACGAGCCTCGGCCGGCGCTATCATCGGACCTATGTCGGGGGCGGCTGA